One Phycisphaerae bacterium RAS2 DNA window includes the following coding sequences:
- a CDS encoding Outer membrane efflux protein → MTRRGVSGRAVWLACVAILLTSCARVEHTTEWQKASGEFGNATGVATDWTVDAEIHPLEPGPDNIMSLDSVLHLALSNNRALRADLQTIAQAKADLVQAGLLPNPMLSMLLAFPEGGGRSRIEFGLSQDLASLWLIPSRKKAAQGMLRQRILSFADTAVVLVNDLRSNYYSLQYQVRAVDLQGQNIKLLEDISRILEARLRAGESGQLDVYFIRGRLLEAQLDQVTLRADEQITRQTLMRQMGVANAAADWKPKPLDVVLNVITAPEAELVDAALRQRLDAQAAQWELEASLADFQQQKLRLIPTFGVGLGGERPERRALPGRKILADTARSSIANGALTAPEIESRGQRNQERRQMIDLVLGPTIEVPLPIFDQNQAQVAKAQARTRELQKRWEEVEQRVIEGVRAALIRRRLAEERVRLLEHSLLPQWHANLTVARQTFLAGRESIVTVLLAQETLIRTQLSHAAALRDLETATAALERELSGRIPESLLQPLPTQPAATTQPAGAGRQPTPTTQPGQPGE, encoded by the coding sequence ATGACACGGCGCGGTGTGAGTGGAAGGGCCGTCTGGCTGGCCTGCGTGGCCATCCTGTTGACTTCGTGCGCCCGCGTGGAGCACACAACAGAGTGGCAAAAGGCAAGCGGTGAGTTCGGGAATGCAACCGGTGTTGCAACCGACTGGACGGTTGACGCGGAGATACACCCCCTCGAACCGGGCCCAGACAACATCATGTCTCTCGATAGTGTCCTGCATCTGGCGTTGTCGAATAACCGTGCGCTTCGCGCGGATTTACAGACTATCGCACAGGCGAAAGCGGATTTGGTCCAAGCGGGCCTTTTGCCAAATCCAATGCTCTCCATGCTGCTGGCATTCCCTGAAGGGGGCGGACGCTCCCGGATTGAGTTTGGCCTTTCTCAAGACCTCGCCAGCTTGTGGCTGATTCCGTCTCGAAAGAAGGCCGCCCAAGGAATGCTGCGGCAGCGGATTCTGTCCTTCGCAGATACCGCGGTCGTCCTGGTGAACGACCTTCGGTCGAACTATTACTCGCTTCAGTATCAAGTACGGGCCGTCGATCTACAGGGTCAAAACATCAAGCTGCTGGAGGACATCTCTCGAATCCTCGAAGCTCGTTTGCGCGCCGGCGAGTCCGGTCAGCTCGACGTGTACTTCATCCGAGGCCGCCTTCTGGAGGCTCAGCTTGATCAGGTAACGCTACGGGCGGATGAGCAGATTACCCGACAAACGCTGATGCGGCAGATGGGCGTGGCCAACGCCGCAGCCGATTGGAAGCCCAAACCGCTCGATGTTGTCCTAAACGTTATCACAGCCCCTGAAGCGGAATTGGTTGATGCCGCGTTGCGACAGCGCCTGGACGCTCAAGCGGCTCAGTGGGAACTGGAAGCTTCGCTGGCCGATTTTCAGCAACAAAAACTCCGCCTTATCCCGACCTTTGGCGTTGGTCTCGGAGGCGAACGACCGGAGCGACGTGCGCTGCCCGGACGGAAAATCCTCGCCGATACCGCCCGTTCCTCGATCGCCAACGGAGCGTTAACGGCGCCAGAAATCGAATCGCGAGGCCAGCGCAACCAAGAACGTAGACAAATGATCGACCTGGTGCTCGGTCCCACGATCGAGGTGCCACTGCCCATCTTTGACCAGAACCAGGCGCAGGTTGCGAAAGCCCAGGCCAGGACTCGGGAGCTTCAGAAGCGTTGGGAGGAGGTCGAACAACGTGTGATCGAGGGCGTCCGCGCGGCGTTGATTCGTCGCCGTCTCGCCGAGGAGCGCGTCCGTCTCTTGGAGCACTCGCTTCTACCGCAGTGGCACGCAAACCTAACTGTGGCCCGACAGACTTTTCTAGCTGGTCGTGAATCCATCGTAACCGTGTTGCTTGCCCAGGAGACGTTGATCCGCACTCAACTCAGCCACGCAGCCGCCTTGCGCGACCTCGAAACGGCGACAGCCGCATTGGAACGTGAACTCTCAGGGCGCATTCCGGAGTCATTGCTTCAGCCGCTGCCTACGCAGCCCGCGGCGACGACCCAGCCCGCCGGCGCTGGCCGACAACCAACTCCGACGACACAACCCGGTCAACCCGGAGAATGA